The region CCTCGAATATTTTTTCAATAGATGGCCCGGTATTTCTTAGCTCTTCATCAACAACGATGAGTACATTTAGCTCCGTTGGACTCTCCTGTATTATCTGGAATTGCTTTATTTTGTTTGTATCCAACTTTTTCATCACCTCTCCAGGAATGCCAGTGATTGAAAGCGGAGGAATTATTCTCCCGTCTGGCAAGATGATGGCATCGGCCCTCCTTCCCTCAACCCTGCCTATGATTTCCGTATTTATCCCGCAGTCGCATTTTTTATCCAGAGGTATGAGAATATCATTCATGCCCGTGTATCGTATCACGGGCGTTCCTCTTCCATAAAGCTTTGTAATAACAACATGGCCAGGCTCTCCGGGTGCAACATCATTGCCATCCTCATCTAAAAACTCAAGGTGGACCATGTCCGAATGAATGTGATAATTTCCTTTTTTGCATTCAAAAGCAACCGGCCCTGCCTCAGTAGAGCCGTAAACGTCATATATTTTTGCATTGAATGCATCCTCTATGTATTTCTTTGTATAGTCATCAAGGACTGCGCCCGAAGATGACATAACCTTTGGATTAACATTTTTTCCATAACCCTGTCGCTTTAACACCGCAAGTGCTCGGAGAATACCAGGATAGCCGCCCAGAAATTCAGGGTTGAATTTGTCAATTTTTTTCATAAGCTCTTCCGGCTCCTCGCCGACATGGAGAATCTGCAGGTTTTTCAGGAACAATACTTTTCTGATAGCCGGCATAACACTTCCGCGCAGATACGTCTCCTCAACTGCATGAGGCGCCACATCTGCTATTATGCTCATTCTTGTCTTTCTCCAGTTCACATCGTATTCCTTCAGCTCCCTCAAAAAGCCGAACAACGCCTTTATTATCGTATATGTGTCCGTATATATTGAGACAGGCTGTCCCGTAGAGCCTGATGTGCTCACAAGATGCGCCTTTTTGATGTCAAAAGAGGGGTGGACTATACCATCCGGAAAGCTTTTCCTGAAATCATCTTTTGTTATAAAGGGCAGTTTTTTGATGTCCTCTATGCCCTTTATATCGTCTGGATGAATTCCTGCCTCCCT is a window of Candidatus Bipolaricaulota bacterium DNA encoding:
- a CDS encoding phenylacetate--CoA ligase family protein, which codes for MNPFMNPVFLLRAAKGYLTDIDRVWKTSYEGIERYRNKQFRKIVRYAYDVPVYRKKYREAGIHPDDIKGIEDIKKLPFITKDDFRKSFPDGIVHPSFDIKKAHLVSTSGSTGQPVSIYTDTYTIIKALFGFLRELKEYDVNWRKTRMSIIADVAPHAVEETYLRGSVMPAIRKVLFLKNLQILHVGEEPEELMKKIDKFNPEFLGGYPGILRALAVLKRQGYGKNVNPKVMSSSGAVLDDYTKKYIEDAFNAKIYDVYGSTEAGPVAFECKKGNYHIHSDMVHLEFLDEDGNDVAPGEPGHVVITKLYGRGTPVIRYTGMNDILIPLDKKCDCGINTEIIGRVEGRRADAIILPDGRIIPPLSITGIPGEVMKKLDTNKIKQFQIIQESPTELNVLIVVDEELRNTGPSIEKIFEEIKNECTKKLGDEIEVNVMEVESIESRGDLPPSVVISKVDG